One genomic window of Gemmatimonadota bacterium includes the following:
- a CDS encoding tetratricopeptide repeat protein — protein MRTFGFVGVAAVALLALPLTAQVEGNQRVMRVFAGGRYQSPLCPLKGDFRTSSAGMYLKTSVEGAEGGARPDDEKRIGIVKKGRDQALEAVKANPKSGAGWYYLGRAELLLGNLVGADTAFTKATENAPDCAEEIKGYRQRAWQPLLTGAAEAMKASKNEEALTLFREAAIISRDYPQGFYNTGILFANTDKPDSAAHYFALAVEKSGNDPRLAKDKLSAIVNLASMYQAMDKHAEAVVQFRKFLAVEPNDAQVKKAMASSLRLSGQAEEASKIESAMLTSALADGSATANDLMQMGVNLFQDKKYPEAADAFGKALEKEPYFRDALFNLANVYLAEKNGPKLVETAQKLLAMEPLNTINMKLLGEGYRAANDQTKLIETVEKLVGVPTNVSIDNFQARKDGAKLVATATGLEATTPGGKPLPAVAKTLTFEFLDATGTVVATKEVAVPALKAGATHPIEFEVTGANIHGWRYTAK, from the coding sequence ATGAGGACGTTCGGATTCGTTGGTGTGGCGGCGGTGGCCCTGTTGGCTCTTCCGCTGACGGCGCAGGTCGAGGGCAACCAGCGCGTCATGCGGGTCTTCGCCGGCGGCCGCTATCAGAGCCCCCTCTGTCCGCTGAAGGGTGACTTCCGGACCAGCAGTGCCGGGATGTATCTCAAGACCTCTGTCGAGGGCGCCGAGGGTGGAGCCCGCCCGGATGACGAGAAGCGGATCGGGATCGTCAAGAAGGGCCGCGACCAGGCCCTCGAGGCGGTCAAGGCGAATCCCAAGAGCGGGGCGGGGTGGTATTACCTCGGCCGCGCCGAGCTGCTGCTTGGCAATCTTGTTGGCGCCGACACCGCGTTCACCAAGGCGACGGAGAATGCTCCGGATTGTGCCGAGGAGATCAAGGGGTACCGCCAGCGCGCCTGGCAGCCGCTGCTGACTGGGGCAGCCGAAGCGATGAAGGCCTCGAAGAACGAGGAGGCGCTCACGCTCTTCCGCGAGGCGGCCATCATCTCGCGCGACTACCCGCAGGGCTTCTACAACACCGGCATTCTCTTCGCCAATACGGACAAGCCGGATTCGGCGGCGCACTACTTCGCGCTGGCGGTGGAAAAGAGCGGCAACGATCCGCGGCTCGCCAAGGACAAGCTCTCCGCGATCGTGAACCTCGCTTCGATGTACCAAGCGATGGACAAGCATGCGGAAGCGGTCGTGCAGTTCCGGAAGTTCCTCGCCGTCGAGCCGAACGACGCGCAGGTCAAGAAGGCCATGGCCTCGTCGCTTCGCCTCAGCGGGCAGGCCGAGGAAGCGTCGAAGATTGAATCCGCGATGCTGACGTCGGCGCTCGCCGACGGGTCGGCGACGGCGAACGACCTGATGCAGATGGGCGTGAACCTCTTCCAGGACAAGAAGTACCCGGAAGCGGCTGATGCCTTCGGCAAGGCGCTCGAGAAGGAGCCTTACTTCCGCGACGCGTTGTTCAACCTGGCCAACGTCTACCTGGCCGAGAAGAACGGGCCGAAGCTGGTCGAGACCGCCCAGAAGCTGTTGGCGATGGAGCCGTTGAACACGATCAACATGAAGCTGCTCGGCGAGGGCTATCGCGCCGCCAACGACCAGACCAAGCTGATCGAGACGGTCGAGAAGCTGGTCGGCGTGCCGACCAACGTGTCGATCGACAACTTCCAGGCTCGGAAGGACGGCGCCAAGCTGGTCGCGACGGCCACCGGCCTCGAGGCCACGACGCCGGGTGGCAAGCCGCTGCCGGCAGTCGCGAAGACGCTGACCTTCGAGTTCCTCGATGCCACGGGCACCGTGGTCGCGACCAAGGAAGTCGCCGTGCCGGCCCTCAAGGCCGGGGCGACGCATCCGATCGAGTTCGAGGTGACGGGCGCGAACATTCACGGCTGGCGCTACACCGCGAAGTGA
- the der gene encoding ribosome biogenesis GTPase Der has protein sequence MSRATVALVGRPNTGKSTLFNRLVGGREAIVSDKAGTTRDRHFGEANWIGVDFWLVDTGGLVPGSQDTMDKAIGAQVERAVEEADVVIFLVDGKDGINPIDAEIAAGLRASGKPVILGVNKLDDIADRDARFVFYSLGLGEPWPVSAATGKGSGDLLDEVVRLLPESDEDEETERIDVAVIGRPNAGKSSLVNKLLGEERLVVTPIAGTTRDSIDTDFAYDGGVIRFIDTAGLRRKAKVEEDLEFYSGMRTERSIGRADICLLVVDAERGMHNQDLRIANKAWDAGCAVIVYVNKWDLIPEKDANTAKRGQEQLIEKAPFLEFVPFLYGSALTGQRVRNVLELIRKVADERKRRIPTAEVNTVLEALLERAAPPQAAGDEVKLLYATQIESAPPTFVIICNRPDHVAESYQRYLIRGFRKAWGFTGSPLRLKLNRRGNRN, from the coding sequence ATGAGCAGAGCCACTGTAGCCCTGGTCGGACGCCCGAACACCGGGAAGTCCACCCTTTTCAATCGCCTCGTCGGTGGCCGTGAAGCCATCGTCTCCGACAAGGCCGGCACCACGCGCGATCGTCACTTCGGCGAGGCCAACTGGATCGGCGTCGACTTCTGGCTGGTCGACACCGGCGGCCTCGTTCCTGGCTCGCAGGACACGATGGACAAGGCGATCGGTGCCCAGGTCGAACGCGCCGTCGAGGAAGCCGACGTCGTGATCTTCCTGGTGGACGGCAAGGACGGCATCAATCCGATCGATGCCGAGATCGCCGCCGGCCTCCGCGCCTCCGGCAAGCCCGTCATCCTCGGCGTGAACAAGCTCGACGACATCGCCGACCGCGACGCCCGGTTCGTCTTCTACTCGCTCGGGCTCGGCGAGCCGTGGCCCGTTTCGGCCGCCACCGGGAAGGGAAGCGGTGACCTCCTCGACGAGGTCGTGCGCCTCCTCCCCGAATCGGATGAGGACGAGGAGACCGAGCGCATCGATGTGGCGGTCATCGGCCGACCGAACGCCGGCAAGTCGTCGCTGGTGAACAAGCTCCTCGGCGAGGAGCGGCTCGTCGTGACGCCGATCGCCGGGACCACGCGCGACTCGATCGACACCGACTTCGCCTACGACGGCGGCGTGATCCGGTTCATCGACACCGCCGGACTCAGGCGGAAGGCGAAGGTCGAAGAGGACCTGGAGTTCTACTCGGGGATGCGGACGGAGCGCTCCATCGGGCGCGCCGACATCTGCCTCCTCGTCGTCGACGCCGAGCGCGGAATGCACAACCAGGACCTCCGCATCGCCAACAAGGCGTGGGACGCCGGGTGCGCGGTCATCGTCTACGTGAACAAGTGGGACCTGATCCCCGAGAAGGACGCCAACACGGCGAAGCGCGGGCAGGAGCAGTTGATCGAGAAGGCGCCGTTCCTCGAGTTCGTGCCGTTCCTCTACGGCTCCGCGCTCACTGGTCAACGCGTGCGCAACGTCCTCGAGCTGATCCGCAAGGTGGCCGACGAACGGAAGCGCCGCATTCCGACCGCCGAAGTGAACACCGTCCTCGAGGCACTGCTCGAGCGCGCTGCCCCGCCGCAGGCTGCTGGCGACGAAGTGAAGCTGTTGTACGCGACGCAGATCGAGTCGGCGCCGCCGACCTTCGTCATCATCTGCAATCGGCCGGACCATGTGGCCGAGTCCTATCAGCGGTATCTCATTCGCGGCTTCCGGAAGGCGTGGGGCTTCACCGGCTCGCCCTTGCGGCTGAAGCTGAACCGGCGGGGAAACCGGAATTGA
- a CDS encoding DedA family protein: protein MEFLKTFVGYFLHLDVHLGELIRNYGTWTYGILFLIVFVETGVVIMPLLPGDSLLFAAGTFAALGDLNPWVLNLILVVAAVLGDGVNYHIGKSIGSRAFSGNIRFLKKEYLEQTQAFYDKHGGKTIILARFIPIIRTFAPFVAGIGTMTYPRFLAYNVIGAVAWVTSFVWIGYGFGNIPAVKESFSLVILGIIGVSVLPIALELLKGWRARRQPAA, encoded by the coding sequence ATGGAATTCCTCAAGACCTTCGTCGGCTACTTCCTGCACCTCGATGTCCACCTCGGGGAGTTGATCCGCAATTACGGCACCTGGACATACGGGATTCTCTTCCTGATTGTCTTCGTGGAAACCGGCGTGGTGATCATGCCGCTGTTGCCGGGGGACTCGCTGCTCTTCGCGGCCGGGACCTTCGCGGCACTCGGCGACCTGAATCCGTGGGTGTTGAACCTGATTCTGGTCGTGGCGGCCGTCCTCGGTGACGGGGTGAATTACCACATCGGCAAGTCGATCGGGTCGCGGGCGTTTTCGGGCAACATCCGGTTCCTCAAGAAGGAGTACCTGGAGCAGACGCAGGCCTTCTACGACAAGCACGGCGGGAAGACGATCATCCTGGCCCGCTTCATCCCGATCATCCGGACCTTCGCCCCGTTCGTGGCCGGCATCGGGACGATGACGTACCCCCGCTTCCTGGCGTACAACGTCATCGGCGCGGTGGCGTGGGTCACCTCCTTCGTCTGGATCGGCTATGGCTTCGGCAATATCCCGGCGGTCAAGGAGAGCTTCTCGCTGGTGATCCTGGGGATCATCGGCGTCAGTGTCCTGCCGATCGCACTGGAGCTCCTGAAGGGGTGGCGGGCGCGGCGGCAACCCGCCGCCTGA
- a CDS encoding protein-L-isoaspartate(D-aspartate) O-methyltransferase translates to MAVLRAVATVPRHHFVPESLRHRAYEDAALPIGSGQTISQPYVQARSCELLALTGRERVLEIGTGSGYQTALLSMLAESVFSIERVPELARRAHDALRSLGDYENVSVMHADGTLGWKPNAPYQGIVVAAASPTVPKPLVEQLAPGGRLVIPVGSQEGQVLTLVTRDQDGPGYAEQAIHDVRFVPLLGEFGFSPQD, encoded by the coding sequence ATGGCGGTGCTGCGCGCGGTGGCCACCGTGCCGCGTCACCACTTCGTGCCGGAATCGCTCCGCCATCGTGCGTACGAGGACGCGGCCTTGCCGATCGGCAGTGGACAGACCATTTCACAGCCCTACGTGCAGGCCCGTTCCTGCGAGTTGCTCGCGCTCACCGGGCGCGAACGCGTGCTGGAGATCGGCACCGGCTCGGGCTACCAGACGGCACTCTTGTCGATGTTGGCCGAGAGCGTCTTCTCGATCGAGCGGGTGCCGGAGCTGGCGCGGCGTGCGCATGACGCCCTGCGCTCGCTGGGCGACTACGAGAACGTCTCGGTGATGCACGCCGACGGCACTCTCGGCTGGAAACCGAACGCGCCCTACCAGGGGATCGTCGTCGCCGCGGCCTCGCCCACCGTGCCGAAGCCGCTGGTCGAGCAGCTCGCGCCGGGGGGGCGGTTGGTGATCCCCGTCGGGTCGCAGGAAGGGCAGGTGCTCACGCTGGTGACACGAGACCAGGACGGCCCCGGCTACGCCGAGCAGGCCATTCACGATGTCCGATTCGTGCCGTTGCTGGGCGAATTCGGCTTTTCCCCGCAGGATTGA
- the plsY gene encoding glycerol-3-phosphate 1-O-acyltransferase PlsY — MASYLLGAIPTSHWVAHGLKGIDLRTVGSGNLGATNLYRQLGWRYAIPVGIFDMMKGAIPVAVIGPWAGAGAIGSLLLGVVAVFGHVFSLFVGFKGGKGVATGGGIVLGFAPWAFLVALLVWIVTTRLSGYVSLGSILGALALPPALWFLHPSERGAVPYVLLLSALVIWFHRANIRRLMAGTENRFGTGRSTTGATT, encoded by the coding sequence GTGGCGTCGTACCTGCTCGGGGCGATTCCCACCTCGCATTGGGTGGCGCATGGCCTCAAGGGGATCGACCTCCGCACGGTGGGGAGCGGCAATCTTGGCGCGACCAACCTCTATCGTCAGCTCGGGTGGCGGTACGCAATTCCGGTCGGGATCTTCGACATGATGAAGGGCGCCATTCCGGTGGCGGTCATCGGGCCGTGGGCTGGCGCGGGGGCCATCGGCTCGCTGTTGCTCGGCGTGGTGGCGGTGTTCGGCCATGTCTTCTCGCTCTTCGTCGGCTTCAAGGGTGGCAAGGGCGTGGCGACTGGTGGCGGGATCGTCCTCGGCTTTGCGCCCTGGGCCTTTCTGGTGGCGTTGCTGGTGTGGATCGTGACGACGCGCCTGAGCGGGTACGTCTCGCTCGGCAGCATCCTCGGCGCCTTGGCGCTGCCGCCGGCGCTCTGGTTCTTGCATCCGTCCGAACGCGGCGCGGTCCCCTATGTCCTGTTGCTGTCGGCGCTGGTGATCTGGTTCCACCGCGCCAACATCCGCCGGCTGATGGCGGGAACCGAAAACCGGTTCGGGACGGGGCGGTCCACCACGGGGGCGACCACGTGA
- the surE gene encoding 5'/3'-nucleotidase SurE, with protein sequence MHILVVNDDGILSPGIQVLAEACQTVAHVTVVAPDREQSAQSHALTLTRPLRPVVRPDGSWQVDGTPTDCVLLALEALMPEQPAFVFSGINHGPNMGEDVLYSGTVSAAMEAVVLGIPGVAISFAGRREDLLPGYAPILAKLVKRITTLDNYPRNTLLNINLPEIPADEVKGITVARLGSRVFEGSVARQKDPWGREVFWIGGGTITWSGELDTDHAAVAAGYIAVTPLQLDLTNHTLLETVRGWRLEE encoded by the coding sequence ATGCACATTCTCGTGGTGAATGATGATGGCATTCTCTCGCCCGGAATCCAGGTCCTTGCCGAAGCGTGTCAAACGGTGGCGCACGTCACGGTGGTGGCGCCCGATCGCGAGCAGAGCGCCCAGAGTCATGCGTTGACACTCACGCGGCCGCTGCGCCCGGTGGTGCGCCCCGATGGCAGTTGGCAGGTCGATGGAACCCCCACCGATTGCGTGCTGCTGGCGCTCGAGGCGTTGATGCCGGAGCAGCCGGCGTTCGTCTTCTCCGGGATCAACCACGGCCCGAACATGGGCGAGGATGTGCTGTACAGCGGAACCGTCTCCGCGGCGATGGAGGCCGTGGTGCTCGGCATCCCCGGGGTGGCGATCTCCTTCGCCGGTCGGCGCGAGGACCTGCTTCCGGGCTACGCTCCGATCCTCGCGAAGTTGGTCAAGCGAATCACCACTCTCGACAACTATCCCCGCAACACGCTGCTCAACATCAACCTCCCCGAGATTCCGGCTGATGAGGTCAAGGGGATCACGGTCGCCCGGCTCGGCTCGCGCGTCTTCGAGGGGTCGGTGGCCCGACAGAAGGATCCGTGGGGTCGCGAGGTCTTCTGGATCGGTGGGGGCACCATCACCTGGAGCGGCGAGCTCGACACTGACCACGCCGCCGTGGCGGCGGGCTACATCGCCGTGACCCCGCTGCAACTCGATCTCACGAATCACACCCTCCTCGAAACGGTCCGCGGATGGCGCCTGGAGGAGTAG
- a CDS encoding threonine synthase, whose product MDWHLECSDCGLVAAPDGLPSVCTACGRPWLVRYPDRVHSTIERAEVRRRHGMWRYRSFMPLGVNEEPISLGEGDTPLLRLPHLERSLGFTNLWVKDEGTNPTGAFKARGLSAAITRAVAAGATRFTIPTAGNAGVASAAYAARAGAQVRVYAPKSTPRTILSQITAFGGELVLLDGHIGDCGKASRAYATESGAMDLSTLREPYRIEGKKTLGLELALQFGWELPEVILYPTGGGTGLIGMWKAFHELREAGWVTSPMPRFYTVQSTGCAPMVKAFEDGSETATPWADPWTIASGLRVPGPLGDKLMLKILRESGGGVSAIADATMADFAARGTREEGVDWSPEGGAALAAAVALRDQGQVGADERVVVFNTGAGWLYRTPEDLLGPIQ is encoded by the coding sequence ATGGACTGGCATCTCGAATGTTCTGACTGCGGGCTGGTCGCCGCCCCCGATGGCCTCCCCTCGGTCTGCACCGCCTGCGGTCGCCCCTGGCTGGTCCGCTATCCCGACCGCGTCCATAGCACCATCGAGCGCGCCGAAGTGCGTCGTCGCCACGGCATGTGGCGATACCGCTCCTTCATGCCGCTCGGCGTCAACGAGGAACCGATCTCGCTCGGCGAGGGGGACACGCCGCTGCTTCGGCTGCCGCACCTGGAGCGGAGCCTCGGCTTCACCAATCTCTGGGTCAAGGACGAGGGCACCAATCCGACCGGCGCCTTCAAGGCGCGCGGACTCAGCGCCGCGATCACTCGCGCGGTGGCCGCAGGGGCCACGCGCTTCACCATCCCGACCGCCGGCAACGCCGGGGTGGCGAGCGCAGCGTACGCGGCACGCGCCGGTGCACAGGTCCGCGTCTACGCGCCGAAGAGCACACCGCGAACGATCCTCTCCCAGATCACGGCATTCGGGGGCGAGTTGGTGCTGCTCGACGGGCACATCGGCGACTGCGGCAAGGCCTCCCGGGCCTACGCGACCGAAAGCGGCGCGATGGACCTGAGCACCCTGCGCGAGCCGTACCGGATCGAAGGGAAGAAGACTCTCGGGCTGGAGCTGGCGCTGCAGTTCGGCTGGGAGCTGCCGGAGGTCATCCTCTACCCGACCGGCGGTGGGACGGGGCTGATCGGGATGTGGAAGGCGTTCCACGAGCTGCGCGAGGCCGGTTGGGTCACGTCCCCGATGCCCCGGTTCTATACGGTGCAGAGCACCGGATGCGCCCCGATGGTGAAGGCCTTCGAGGATGGCAGCGAGACGGCGACGCCGTGGGCCGACCCGTGGACCATCGCCAGCGGGCTCCGAGTCCCGGGGCCGCTGGGCGACAAGTTGATGCTCAAGATCCTGCGCGAGAGCGGGGGCGGTGTCTCGGCCATCGCCGATGCCACCATGGCCGACTTTGCGGCCCGGGGGACTCGGGAGGAAGGGGTGGACTGGTCGCCGGAGGGTGGAGCGGCCCTGGCAGCCGCCGTTGCCCTCCGCGATCAGGGGCAGGTGGGGGCCGACGAGCGGGTCGTGGTCTTCAATACCGGGGCCGGCTGGCTCTACCGGACCCCCGAGGATTTGCTCGGCCCCATCCAATGA
- a CDS encoding DUF512 domain-containing protein, with the protein MTSVQPDSIGEELGLVPGTELYTVNGRELEDFLDWEFLTADEEFTLVFQEPGADEAFEVVVERPVEEPMGVAVEPPRIRRCANRCDFCFVEGNPDGVREVLYIRDDDYRLSFRYGNFATLTNLKPHDTARIIEYRLSPLYVSVHATDPAIRRWVLRNPQAPEILPQMQEFADHGIEFHTQIVMSPGVNDGDALKQTLDELYAFGPSVLSVSVVPVGLTEFSKHHLVREPDDAECRKAVLLVEAASARARAERGTAWAYGADELYLRAHLDLPPAESYGSFDQVENGVGSVRWLQEQVREGADDLRGWEGRRIAVVTGTSMAPLMPMVLGPLEEATGATFTLLAVENDLFGRRVTTAGLLSGGAMRDALLALEGIDLALLPGESVNDAGLFIDSLSITALAEAVPMPVRLSRTFVDALMEPLPA; encoded by the coding sequence GTGACCAGTGTCCAACCCGATTCGATCGGCGAGGAACTCGGACTCGTACCCGGCACCGAGCTGTATACGGTGAACGGCCGCGAGCTCGAGGACTTCCTCGACTGGGAGTTCCTGACGGCGGACGAGGAGTTCACGCTCGTCTTCCAGGAGCCCGGGGCCGACGAGGCGTTCGAGGTCGTCGTCGAGCGCCCGGTCGAGGAGCCGATGGGGGTCGCCGTCGAGCCGCCACGCATCCGGCGCTGCGCCAACCGCTGTGACTTCTGCTTCGTCGAAGGGAACCCGGACGGCGTCCGCGAGGTGCTCTACATCCGCGACGACGACTACCGGCTGTCGTTCCGGTACGGCAACTTCGCGACGCTGACCAACCTCAAGCCGCACGACACCGCCCGGATCATCGAGTACCGGTTGTCGCCGCTCTACGTCTCGGTGCATGCCACCGATCCGGCCATCCGACGCTGGGTGCTTCGCAATCCGCAGGCGCCGGAAATTCTTCCGCAGATGCAGGAATTCGCCGACCACGGGATCGAGTTCCACACCCAGATCGTGATGTCACCAGGCGTCAACGACGGCGATGCCCTCAAGCAGACACTCGACGAGCTCTACGCCTTCGGACCGTCGGTATTGTCCGTCTCCGTGGTTCCGGTGGGGCTGACGGAGTTCTCGAAGCACCACCTGGTGCGCGAACCGGATGACGCCGAGTGCCGCAAGGCCGTGCTCCTGGTCGAGGCCGCCTCCGCCCGTGCCCGTGCCGAACGCGGGACGGCGTGGGCCTACGGCGCCGACGAGCTCTATCTGCGGGCCCATCTCGACCTGCCGCCCGCCGAGAGCTACGGCTCCTTCGACCAGGTCGAGAATGGCGTCGGCTCGGTCCGCTGGCTGCAGGAGCAGGTCCGCGAAGGCGCCGACGACCTCCGTGGCTGGGAGGGGCGGCGGATCGCCGTCGTGACCGGGACCTCGATGGCACCCCTGATGCCGATGGTCCTCGGACCGCTGGAGGAAGCGACGGGCGCGACGTTCACGCTCCTCGCGGTCGAGAATGATCTCTTTGGTCGGCGCGTCACCACCGCCGGCCTGCTTTCGGGCGGCGCGATGCGCGACGCCCTCCTGGCGCTTGAGGGGATCGACCTCGCGCTGCTGCCCGGTGAGTCGGTCAACGACGCCGGGCTGTTCATTGATTCGCTCAGTATCACCGCCCTTGCCGAGGCGGTGCCGATGCCGGTGCGGCTGTCGCGGACCTTTGTAGACGCCCTGATGGAGCCGTTGCCCGCATGA
- a CDS encoding NAD(P)-dependent glycerol-3-phosphate dehydrogenase — translation MSRVAVLGAGAWGTALADLLARKGHEVRLWAHEPDVATAINADHLNPLYFPDAPLDPRLIASSDLGAVLDGAPVICSVAPSHVTRALFERAAPMVRPGTHLVCATKGIETETLALMSDVAAEVLPHAPFVALSGPSFADEVHEGQPTAIVAASLDEAACEAVQQLFSTSYFRVYTGSDVTGVELAGSLKNTMAIAAGILEGLGLGHNPRAALLTRGLAEMARLGAALGARPETFAGLAGMGDLILTCTGALSRNRQLGVLLAQGMTLDDYRATHRNVAEGVNTALGASRLAAKHGVAMPITEQVAAVLYHGASPREAIRMLMERELKAERWT, via the coding sequence GTGAGCCGGGTCGCGGTCCTCGGCGCCGGCGCGTGGGGAACGGCGCTGGCCGACCTGCTCGCGCGGAAAGGCCATGAAGTGCGCCTCTGGGCCCACGAGCCCGACGTCGCGACCGCGATCAACGCCGACCATCTCAACCCACTCTACTTCCCTGACGCCCCGCTCGATCCCCGACTGATCGCGAGCAGCGATCTCGGGGCAGTGCTCGACGGCGCGCCCGTGATCTGCTCCGTGGCGCCGAGTCACGTCACACGGGCGCTGTTCGAACGGGCGGCGCCGATGGTGCGTCCCGGCACGCACCTGGTGTGCGCGACGAAGGGGATCGAGACGGAAACTCTCGCCCTGATGAGCGATGTCGCCGCCGAGGTGTTGCCGCACGCGCCGTTCGTCGCCCTGTCGGGGCCGAGTTTCGCGGACGAAGTGCACGAGGGCCAGCCGACGGCGATCGTGGCCGCATCGCTCGATGAGGCGGCGTGCGAGGCCGTGCAGCAACTCTTCAGTACGTCCTACTTCCGGGTGTACACGGGGAGTGATGTCACCGGCGTCGAGCTGGCGGGCAGCCTGAAGAACACCATGGCGATCGCCGCCGGCATCCTCGAAGGTCTCGGGCTGGGCCACAATCCGCGGGCGGCGCTGCTGACCCGCGGCCTCGCGGAAATGGCGCGGCTCGGCGCGGCGCTCGGGGCACGGCCGGAGACCTTCGCAGGGCTCGCGGGCATGGGCGACCTGATCCTCACCTGCACCGGGGCGCTGTCGAGGAATCGCCAGTTGGGCGTGCTGCTGGCCCAGGGGATGACGCTGGACGATTACCGTGCGACGCATCGCAACGTGGCGGAGGGGGTCAACACGGCACTCGGCGCGTCACGGCTCGCGGCGAAGCATGGCGTGGCGATGCCGATCACCGAGCAGGTGGCGGCGGTGTTGTATCATGGGGCCTCGCCGCGCGAGGCGATCCGAATGCTGATGGAGCGGGAGCTCAAGGCGGAGCGATGGACATGA
- a CDS encoding MerR family transcriptional regulator: MTLPNPVQQFFSIGEVCALTDLKPHVLRYWESQFRFLNPAKNRSGNRVYKSREVEMIMLVKHLLYTEKFTIEGARQRLDAYRRTGELKNAARAAMRWETVQEVRASLDDVLAVLEGREPAIRAQPADEEVG, translated from the coding sequence ATGACGCTGCCGAATCCGGTGCAGCAATTCTTCTCGATCGGCGAGGTGTGTGCCCTCACCGATCTCAAGCCGCACGTGCTGCGGTACTGGGAAAGCCAGTTCCGCTTCCTGAACCCGGCGAAGAATCGCTCGGGCAACCGGGTGTACAAGTCGCGCGAAGTCGAGATGATCATGCTGGTGAAGCATCTCCTCTACACGGAGAAGTTCACCATCGAGGGCGCGCGGCAGCGCCTCGACGCGTATCGCCGCACCGGCGAGCTCAAGAATGCCGCGCGGGCGGCGATGCGCTGGGAGACGGTGCAGGAAGTGCGCGCCTCGCTCGACGATGTGCTGGCCGTGCTCGAGGGACGTGAGCCGGCGATCCGCGCCCAGCCGGCCGACGAAGAGGTGGGGTGA
- a CDS encoding DUF305 domain-containing protein, with protein sequence MHRTLRPIPTVLALLALTGCATAAARTPPSAPVPSAMLGGDPGSIARARADSIRYPYTAADIHFMTGMIGHHAQAIDMARWAPTHGASESMKVLAGRIINAQQDEIVIMQRWLRDRQLPVPEAKAGPMVMQMGGMAHSMLMPGMLTEAQMKELDQARGLDFDRLFLQFMIQHHRGAVTMVKELFATDGAAQNETVFKFASDVNTDQTTEIARMERMLATILFEKRAP encoded by the coding sequence ATGCATCGCACTCTCCGACCCATCCCGACCGTCCTCGCCCTGCTGGCGCTGACGGGCTGTGCCACTGCCGCCGCCCGCACGCCACCCAGCGCCCCCGTGCCATCGGCGATGCTGGGTGGCGACCCCGGGAGCATCGCGCGCGCCCGCGCTGACAGCATCCGGTACCCCTACACGGCCGCCGACATCCATTTCATGACCGGGATGATCGGCCACCACGCGCAGGCGATCGACATGGCCCGGTGGGCGCCGACTCACGGCGCCTCCGAGTCGATGAAGGTGCTGGCCGGACGGATCATCAATGCGCAGCAGGACGAGATCGTCATCATGCAGCGCTGGCTGCGCGACCGCCAGCTGCCGGTACCCGAGGCGAAGGCCGGCCCGATGGTGATGCAGATGGGGGGCATGGCGCATTCGATGCTGATGCCGGGGATGTTGACCGAGGCGCAGATGAAGGAGCTCGATCAGGCCCGCGGTCTCGACTTCGACCGGCTCTTCCTCCAGTTCATGATCCAGCACCACCGCGGCGCCGTCACGATGGTGAAGGAGCTCTTCGCCACCGACGGGGCCGCCCAGAACGAAACCGTCTTCAAGTTTGCCTCCGACGTCAACACCGACCAGACGACGGAGATTGCCCGAATGGAGCGCATGCTCGCGACGATCCTGTTCGAGAAGCGCGCGCCCTGA